The Desulfovibrio sp. ZJ209 nucleotide sequence CCGCGAGCATTACAAGCGCGGCGACCGCCTCCAGGCGCTGATCATCGACGTGCGCAAGGAGGGCCGGGGCCCGCAGGTGGTCATCTCCCGCGCGCACCGCGACTACATGGCCGCGCTCTTCCGCCGCGAGGTGCCCGAGGTGGACGACGGCGTGGTGCAGATCATGGGCGTCGCGCGCGATCCCGGCTCCCGCGCCAAGGTGGCGGTCATCTCGCGCGAGCGCGACGTGGACCCGGTGGGCGCCTGCGTGGGCGTGCGCGGCTCGCGCATCCAGAACATCGTGCAGGAACTGCACGGCGAGCGCATCGACATCGTGGTCTGGAGCCCGGACATCGCCACCTATGCGCGCAACGCCCTCGCGCCGGCGCTCGTCTCGCGCATCGTGGTGGACGAGGAGGAGAACCTGCTCGAGGTCATCGTGCCCGACGACCAGCTCACCAACTCCATCGGCCGCAAGGGCCAGAACGTGAAGCTCGCCGCGCGCCTGCTGGGCTGGAAGGTCGATATCTTCACCGAGACGCGCTACAACGAGGCCAACGCCATCGGCCACGGCCTCGAGCAGGTGGCGAGTGTGGCCGAGGTCTCCATCGAGGCGCTGCTCGCCGCGGGCTATTCGTCGCTCGCGAGCTTGCGCGAGGCCACGGACGAGGAGCTTTCGGACAAGCTCGGCATCAGCGAGGCGCGCATTTCCGACCTGCGCTCGGCCATCAACTTCCTCGCGCCCGTGGTGGAGGATGATCCCGAGCCCTCGGCCGTGAGCCTCACGGTGGAAGCCGCGGAGGAAGTGCCGGCGGAAGGCGCGGCGAAGGACGGCGCGGATGCCTGAAGCCGGCGCCATCTGCGGCCCTGTGCGGATGTGCGTCATCTGCCGTCGCCGCTTCGCCAAGGCGGAGCTTTCCCGCCATGTGCTGGCGCCGGAAGGGATTTTGATCATTGACGAGGCACAGCAAAGCCCGGGCAGGGGCTTTTACCTGTGCCCCGACCCGGCCTGCGGACGCAGGTTCGAGAAGTACAGGCCGGGAACGCGGCAGCGGGGGCGGCGCTCGCGCGCTGCCGCCGGGAGGAGCAAGGGGGCCATATGGCAGAAATAAAGATCAAGGTGAAGGACCTCGCGAGCGAGCTCGGCGTGCCCACGCGGGACATGCTCCCGGCCCTGCGCGAGCTCGGCGTCTCGGCCAAGAGCATGGCCGGCTCCGTGGACGAGGAGGAGGCCGGCCGCCTGCGCGCGCACTTCGCCGCGCGCAAGGAAAGCACGGTGGAACGCACCACGGTGCAGCCCAATGTCATTGTCCGCCGCCGCCGCAAGGAGGCGCCCGCGCCTGAAGCCCCGGCAGCCCCCCCGGCCGCGGAAGCCGCGCCCGAGCCGGAAGCGGCGAGGCCCGCGGAAGCCCCGAAGGCCGCGAAAGCCGAGGCCCCGGAGGGCGGAGCCGCGCCCCGCGCCAAGGCAGCTCCCGCCCCCGAAGCTGCCCCTGAGGCCGCGCCCAAAGCCGCTGCCGAAGCCGTGGCCGGCCGCCGCCCCGCCGGGGCGCGCGTCATCAGCCGGCCCGGTGAGGCCGCCGCTGCCGCGCCCAAGGCCGAAGCCCCCAAGGCAGCCGCGCCCGCAGCCGAGGCCCCCAAGGCCGAAGGCGCCAAAGCCGATGCCGCCGAGCCCGCTGCCCAGGCTCCCCAGGCCGAAGAAGTGCCGGCGGCGAAGCCGGCCGAAGCCGCCATCCCCGAAGCGGCCGAAAAGGCGGAAGCCCCCGGGGCCGAAGAGTCCGTGGCGCCCGAGCAGGCCTCCCGGCCCGAACCGGCCGAAAAGAGCGCCAAGCTCTCGCGCATCGCGCGGCCCGACGCCTCGGCCGTGCCCGAAGGCTCCTCGGCGCCCACCCTGCCGCCGCGCAGCGAGTCGCGCCGCGAGGCCGAGGCCGACGCCGAGGGCGACGAACGCGCCCGCGGCGCCCGGCAGGACGCCGCGCCGCAGGTGCGCATCATTTCCCGCCCCGCCCCGGGCAGCCAGCCGCGCCCGGCGTCCCAGGGCGCGCCCGGCTCGCGCGGGGGCTACCGCGACGGCCAGCGGCCCGGCGGCGGCTATCGTGACGGCCAGCGGCCCGGCCCCTCCGGCGCAGGGCGCCCCGGAGGCTACGGGGCCCCGCGCCCCGGCGCGCCCGGCTTCGGCCAGCCGGCCCCGGGCCAGGCCGACAGCCGCGACGGCCAGAGCAAGAAAAAGCGCCTCAAGGGCCGGCGCACCGTGGACTTCCAGCAGGGCGATTTCGGGCGCCACGGCGACGACGAGGAGGGGCTGCGCCTCAACCGCGGCCGCTCGCGCCGCAAGGGCGGCAAGGTGCAGGCCGCGCCGCAGGCCACCCAGCCCATCAAGGCCGCCAAGCGCAAGATCCGCGTCACCGAGGCCATCCGCGTGGCCGACATGGCGCACCAGATGGGCCT carries:
- the nusA gene encoding transcription termination factor NusA is translated as MNLELKKAIDQISKDKGLDRDMLIDTLEEAVRMSVLRRFSEDMDVEVTYNDETGDIEVYQFKIVVEDGDVANEDTQIALAEAREHDPSVQLDDEMGFRVKVEDLGRIAAQSAKQVIIQRMRDAEQEIIYEEYKDRVGEIVSGIVQRRDKGGWVVNLGRTEAILPREEQIPREHYKRGDRLQALIIDVRKEGRGPQVVISRAHRDYMAALFRREVPEVDDGVVQIMGVARDPGSRAKVAVISRERDVDPVGACVGVRGSRIQNIVQELHGERIDIVVWSPDIATYARNALAPALVSRIVVDEEENLLEVIVPDDQLTNSIGRKGQNVKLAARLLGWKVDIFTETRYNEANAIGHGLEQVASVAEVSIEALLAAGYSSLASLREATDEELSDKLGISEARISDLRSAINFLAPVVEDDPEPSAVSLTVEAAEEVPAEGAAKDGADA
- a CDS encoding YlxR family protein yields the protein MPEAGAICGPVRMCVICRRRFAKAELSRHVLAPEGILIIDEAQQSPGRGFYLCPDPACGRRFEKYRPGTRQRGRRSRAAAGRSKGAIWQK